CGGTGCCGCCCCGGCCGCTCGGCTCAAGCGAGCGCCTTCGCGTGAAACGCGAGATGCTCGCCGATGAACGTGCTGACGAAGTAGTAGCCGTGGTCGTAGCCGGCCCGCTCCCGGTACTCGAGCTTCTGGCCGGAGGCCGCGCAGGCCTCCTTCAGGTCGTTCGGGCGCAGGCGGTCGAGGAACGGGTCGGCGCCGCCCTGATCGACGAGCAGCGTGTGCCGGCTCGGCGACGAGCGAATCACGAGGCTCGCGTCCCATTCCTTCCACGCCTCGCGGTCGGGCCCGAGATAGGCCTCGAGCGCCGGCATGCCCCATTCCGACCGGCTCGCCGACGCGATCGGCGAGAAGGCCGAGATCGAACGGTATTTGTCCGCGTTCTTCGTGCCGATCAGGAGCGCGCCGTGCCCGCCCATCGAGTGGCCGCTGATCGACTTCCGGGCCGGATCGACCGGCAGGTGGCCGTTCACGAGCTCGACGAGCTCCTTCGCGACGTAGTCGTACATGCGGT
This window of the Gammaproteobacteria bacterium genome carries:
- the fghA gene encoding S-formylglutathione hydrolase, which translates into the protein MSHHLELVSEARCFDGWQRTYRHQSESCRCTMQFAVYLPPAAERGPVPAVYWLSGLTCTEENFSVKSGAQRYASELGLALIIPDTSPRGVNIPGEDERIDVGSAAGFYVNATVEPWAAHYRMYDYVAKELVELVNGHLPVDPARKSISGHSMGGHGALLIGTKNADKYRSISAFSPIASASRSEWGMPALEAYLGPDREAWKEWDASLVIRSSPSRHTLLVDQGGADPFLDRLRPNDLKEACAASGQKLEYRERAGYDHGYYFVSTFIGEHLAFHAKALA